A region of the Acidobacteriota bacterium genome:
ACACGATGCTCCCCGCCGACGGGCCGAAGCTGACGGCGCCCGACATGAGGTTCAACCGCGCCATCGGCGAGCACGCGGGGGCGCGATACTCCGTGACCGGAGATCCGATCGATCCGGCGCGGTACGCGGCGTACCTGGCCTCCGTCACGCCGACGGCTCAGGACCGGCGGCTGCTCCAGTCGATCTTCGCGCGCCCCGACTGGGTCGCGCCGCCCATGGCGCACCACGCGCCGGCGGGCCACGGGGAGCCGGCGGCGGACTGAGACGGGCTTCGACCGTCCGTCCCCGGAGAGCTTGCCCGCGCCGGGGCCTCCGGATATCCTACGCGCCTTTGAACCCTGACCGACCATCGAAGCTGAGGAGTTCCTCATGAACCGTCGCGTGCTGGCGCTGCTCGTGTCCGTCCTCTTGCTCGCGGGCTCGTCTCTTTCAACCGCCGAGGCGGTGAAGAAGTGGTCGATCGACGTCGGCGTTCAGGGCTCCGAGATCAAGTTCGACAAGACGATCGGCATCGACAACGATTTCGCCACAGGGTTCCGGCTCGGCCTCGTCGTCCATCCGGCCCTTCAGATCGAGGGGACGTACGACACCGTCACCACGCGGAAGAGCGAGGCGGATCTCTCCCACTCGACCTACAAGCAGCAGTACACCGGGCTGCGCGTGATGGGCGTGCTCAAGGGCTCGGACGACGTGAAGGCGAACCCCTACATGATCGTCGGGGGCGGGAAGGCGACGACGACGTTCGACCCCGGCCGTCCCGGCTCGACCGTGAGGGACGACAACACGCTGTACGGTGACCTCGGCTTCGGCGTGCGCTACCAGGCGTGGAAGGGCCTCCACGTCAATGGCGAGTTCTTCGTGCGCCACCTGCGGACGCTCGGCACGAGCGGGACGGACGCGTTCTTCAGCGTCGGCGCCTCCTGGATCATCGGCTTCAGCAAGAAGTAACTCAGGCCGCGACCATCGCCTCCATCAGGCGGCCGAGGCTCCTCTCCTTCTCCAGCCCCATGATGATCGAGGCGAT
Encoded here:
- a CDS encoding outer membrane beta-barrel protein, whose protein sequence is MNRRVLALLVSVLLLAGSSLSTAEAVKKWSIDVGVQGSEIKFDKTIGIDNDFATGFRLGLVVHPALQIEGTYDTVTTRKSEADLSHSTYKQQYTGLRVMGVLKGSDDVKANPYMIVGGGKATTTFDPGRPGSTVRDDNTLYGDLGFGVRYQAWKGLHVNGEFFVRHLRTLGTSGTDAFFSVGASWIIGFSKK